The Synergistaceae bacterium genomic interval GAAGGGACGCGTGATTCTGTCGTTCGCGTTCGCAGTGTGCGGGGGGCTTGCGCTCGCGTCGTTCTTCAGCACGACGAACTACATGCTTCGGCTGTCGACGTTCTCCGGCGTGAGGCTGACTCTTGTGCTGCCTCCCGTGTTAGTGCTCCTGCATGACCTGAAGAGGCGCGTACACCCTGAATCGCTGGTCGAGTTCCTGAACAGGCCGCCAGTGTGGGGAGAATTGCTCCTGATGATGCTTCTTCTTGCGGGAGTCGCCTTAATGGTCTTCAGGAGCGGGAACGTAGCCTACACTCCGCCGTTCGAGGCAAGATTACGCGTATTCCTTGAACATGTCCTAGTTGCCCGGCCAAGAACTAAGGAAGTCCTTGCGGGCTGGCCGTCAGTGCTGCTGCTGGGCTTCCTCGTGAAACACGACTTGCTGAAACAGTACAGGGAACTTCTCCGGCTTGCGGCTTCTGCAGGATTCTCGTCTATTGTCAACAGCTTCTGCCACTTCCACACACCCCTGACGCTGATTCTTCTGCGTGAGTTTAACGGACTCTGGACTGGGTTAATAGTTGGTGCGGTGCTTGTGCTTGTGGTGAAGTTCGTGGTGATCCCGTTCCTGCGGCTCATCCGTCCCCTCGTAAGCTGACGCGCGTAAACGCCATGAAGTACAAGGCTGCAATTCTCGGCTATTACGGTTTCGGGAATCTCGGTGATGAATTGCTGCTAACTGCGTGCCTCGACATGTTCACGCGCTGCGGGGTTAGTCGTGGTGATGTCGTCGTTTTATCGCACAATCCCGACGAGACTTCCCGGAGCTTTGGTGTTGCTTCCGTGAAGCGCTGGAAGTTCCGCGAAGTCGCGAAGGCTCTGCGGCAGAGTCAGACACTTCTTCTCGGCGGAGGGGGACTCTTTCAGGACAAGACTAGCGTGAAGTCCTGCGTGTGGTATTGGGGAATCGTGAGGCTCGCGAAGTTTCTCGGCTGTAGAGTGTGGGCACTTGGCCAGTCCATCGGGCCGCTTAGGTCTAGAGTGTCGAGAAGGCTTGCGGGCGACGCGCTGAGGCTCTGCAAGGCTGTGCATGTCCGTGATGAGAACTCGTACAGGCTAGCGGAGTCTCTTGGGTGCAGTAACGTCATCAAGGGCTGTGATTTGGTGCTGACCCTGAAGGCCGGTGCAGTACCCTCACGCAAAGACGGGGGTTGTGTGCTCGTGAACCTCCGGCCAAGTGCGGAACTGGACTCGTTCGTGAAGGTCATTGCGCCGGAGCTTGAAGGCCGTAACGTTCTCGGAGCAGCTCTATCCGACGAGGACATAGATGCGTTAGCTGGGCTTAGCCTGCGCGAGATCGTGAGGGTCAGAACGTTCAACGATGCCGCAGAACTTTGGGCGGGAGCGTCGTGCGCTGTGGGAATGCGC includes:
- the csaB gene encoding polysaccharide pyruvyl transferase CsaB — protein: MKYKAAILGYYGFGNLGDELLLTACLDMFTRCGVSRGDVVVLSHNPDETSRSFGVASVKRWKFREVAKALRQSQTLLLGGGGLFQDKTSVKSCVWYWGIVRLAKFLGCRVWALGQSIGPLRSRVSRRLAGDALRLCKAVHVRDENSYRLAESLGCSNVIKGCDLVLTLKAGAVPSRKDGGCVLVNLRPSAELDSFVKVIAPELEGRNVLGAALSDEDIDALAGLSLREIVRVRTFNDAAELWAGASCAVGMRLHFGVLSRLFRTPLAVMPYDPKVTAFAEQSGVPCIVDAWREPVMPIPVPECAGEIDALCREMLAL